The genome window ACGGTCTGCAGCACCGCGCGCGCCTGGGCCAGCGCGATCTCGACGCCGATCGGCGTGTGCTCGGTGGTGCCGATCACGCTCACCTGCCGCCCCTCGACCTGGGCGCTGCCGGACAGGAAGTTGCCGCTTTCGACGATGTCGTGGCCGGCCGGGAACAGCCGCGCCGCCAGAAGTTTCCAGTCCATCTCATTCTCCTTTGCGCGACGGGGCGCGGTGGCGCTGCGCCAGCGCGAGGAAGGCCTCGGCTTCCAGCACCGGCACCCTGGCCGGTTCGGGAATGCCCATGCCTGCCCAGACCTCGAGCGGATCGCGCATGTTCTCGGTGTCGCGCAGGCGGCGCGCCAGCATGTCCTGCTCGGCCAGCAGCTCTTCCAGGCTCAGGACCGCGCCCTGGGCGCGCAGGGCCGCGATGGCGTCCAGCGCGGCGGCGCGGAAGGCCGCTGCGTCGTCAGCCACCAGCGCCTGGCAGTCGCCCATCAGGTAGCGGTGCTTGCCGCCGGTGGTGCGCCACACCAGGGCGCGGTCGCGGGCGTCGAATTCCTCGACCCCGTTGGCGGTCTCGATCACCTCCGGCCCGGACATGGCGAGCCGCCCCTCTTCCGACATGATCACGGTGTTGGCGCAGCGCGCCGCGATGCCCATGCCGCCGAAGCAGCCGTTGGCCCCGCCCACCACCGCCACCACCGGGATCCCGGCCGCGCGCACGTCGAGGATGGCGCGCATCACTTCCGAGACGGCGATCAGGCCGGCGTTCGCCTCGTGCAGGCGCACCCCGCCCGATTCGAGCAGCAGCAGCACCGCGTGCGCGTCCTCGTCGATCGCGCGGCGCAGCATGCCGACCAGCTTGGCCCCATGCACTTCACCCACCGCGCCGCCCATGAAGCCGCCCTCCTGGGCGGCCCCGAACACCCGCTTCCCGCCCAGCAGGCCACGCCCAACCACGACGCCGTCGTCGAAGGACACCGGGGCGTCGAGCTGGGCCAGGTGGGGACTGGTCACGCGCGCCGCCGGCGGCAGGAATTCCTCGAAGCTGCCGGGGTCGAAGATGGCCGGGATGCGCTGGCGCGCATTCAGTTCGAGGTAGCTCATGGCCGGCCTCCGGTCACGGATTCGGCCGCCTGGTCCAGGCGCAGGCCCACCACGGCGGGCGTGGCGCCCATGTCGTTGATGCAGATGCGCGCGTCCGCCAGTCCCCAGCGGGCATGGAAGTCGTCCATCACCGCGCGCCAGGTGGCGCCGAAGCCGGTGGCGGCGGTGCGCACTTCGATCTCGCAGGCGCCGGCCAGGGCCGCGGGTTCGATCAGCACCTCGAGGTTGCCGGAGCTGACCACGCCGACCAGCCGGGCGTCGCCGGCCAGGGGTTGGCGCCCCTGTTCATAGCGAAAATTCAGGGTTTCCATCGTCTTTCCTTCACCAGTTCCGGAAGCGCTTCGGCGGATCGTACAGTCCGCCTGACGCGCGCACCAGGTCCTTCATGTTCTTCGCCGCCAGCAGGTCGCGGGTCGCCATGCGCTTGTCGATGCCGAGGTCCTCGGCGCGCCGGATCACGCCGCGGTCGCGCAGGTTCTCGACCATGCGCCGGTCGCGCCCCAGGCCCACCGGCGTGTAGCCGGCCACGCCGCGGATCGCCTGTTCGCGCTCCTCGTCGCTGCGGCACAGCAGCAGGTTGGCGATGCCCTCTTCCGTCAGGATGTGGGTGACGTCGTCGCCATAGATCATCACCGGCGGAATCGGCATATCGGCCTGCTCGGCCAGCTGCCAGGCGTCGAGGCGCTCCACGAAGGCCGGCGCCATGTGCTCGCGGAAGGTCTCGACCATCTGCACCACCAGCTTCTGGCCGCGCGGGATGGTGTTGCGCCCGAGGCGCGCCTCGCGCCCCGCCTTGAGCCAGGCTGCGCTCGGGTGGCGCCGTCCGCGCGCGTCCGAGCCCATGTTGGGCGCGCCGCCGAAGCCGGAAATGCGGCCCAGCGTGGCGGTGGACGAATTGCCCTGCAGGTCGATCTGCAGGGTCGAACCGATGAACATGTCGCAGGCATAGTGGCCGGCCGCCTGGGAAAACGCGCGGTTGCTGCGCATCGAGCCGTCCGGGCCGACGAAGAACACGTCGGGACGGGCGCGGATGTAGTCCTCCATCCCGAGCTCGGAGCCGAAGGAGTGCACCGACTCGACGAAGCCGGCCTCGATCGCCGGGATCAGCGCCGGGTGCGGATTGAGCGCCCAGTGGCGCGCGATCTTGCCCTTCAGGCCCAGCTGGGCGGCGTAGGTGGGCAGCAGCAGCTCGATGGCGGCGGTGTCGAAGCCGATGCCGTGGTTCAGGCTGTCGATGGCGTATTCGGCATAGATGCCCTTGATCGCCATCATCGCCATCAAGACCTGGATTTCCGAGATCTGGGCCGGGTCGCGCGTGAACAGCGGCTCGATGTAGTAAGGGGTGGGCGACTGCACCACGAATTCGACCCAGTCGCCCGGGATGTCCACGCGCGGCAGCTTGTCGACGATGCGGTTGACCTGGGCGATCACGATGCCGCTCTTGAAGGCCGTGGCTTCCACGATGGCGGGCGTGTCCTCGGTGTTCGGACCGGTGTAGAGATTGCCCTCGCGGTCCGCCGCCTCGGCCGCCACCAGGGCCACGCGCGGGGTCAGGTCGACGAAGTAGCGGCCGAACAGCTCGAGGTAGGTGTGGATCGCGCCGATGTTGAGCTTCCCGGCCATGGCCAGCTTGGCCAGGCGCCCGGCCTGCGGGCCGGAGAAGGAGAAGTCCAGGCGCGATGCCAGGCCCTTGTCGAACACGTCCAGGTGCTCGGGCAGGGACAGCACCGACAGCAGCATGTGCAGGTCCCTGACGCGGGCCGGATCGAGCCTGGTCAATGCCTTGGCCAGGAAATCGGCCTGCTTCTGGTTGTTCCCCTCCAGGCAGACCCGGTCCCCGTTCTCGAGCACCGCGTGCAGCAGGTCGACGATACGGCCCGCGTCCACCCGCTTGCCCTCGATGCCCTCGCCGAGGGCGGCGCGGGCCCGGGCCACGCGCTCCCTGCGGTTGGTTTGCTGGGTGTCCCAGCGGCGTTGCGTCTCTAACATGGCGTTTCCTACGGTTGAACCCTGCGCTTACAGGACGACGAACAGCAGCCACACCACCACCGGCGCCACCAGGGTCACCACCGCGCCGTAGATCATCAGCTGGCGCAGGAAGACGTCGCGGTCGATGCCCTGGGCATTGGCCAGCACCAGGGCGCCGTTGGTGGAGAAGGGGCTGACGTCGACGATGGTCGAGGCCACCGCCATCGCGGCGATGAAGCCGATCGGGTCGACGCCCGTGCCCTGCTGCAGGAAGGGCACGGCGAGCGGAATCAGGGAGCCCAGCACCGCGGTCGAGGACGCGAAGGCCGAGACGATGGCGCCCACGAAGCACAGCAGCAGCGCCGCCATCAGGGGCGAGGTCAGGCCGGCCACGCTGTGGCCGACGAAGTCGATGGTGCCCATCTTCTGCATCACGCCGACGTAGGTGGACACGCCGACGATCAGCATGATCTCGGGCCAGGACACCTGGCCGATGGCGCGCTTCTGCACCTGGGGAGACATGATGGACAGCAGCAGGCCGATGGTGACGGCCACGAAGCCGATGTCGAGCTTGTACATCAGGGTCAGGACCGCCAGCGCCGCCAGGCCCAGCACGGTGGCGAGCTGCTGCACGGTCGGTCCGGCATCCAGCGCAGTCGCGCCGGGCACGGCGCCGGCGCCGCCGCCCACGGCGGTGAGCGCGTCCGCCGAACGTTGACGGGTCAGCTTCTCCTCGCTCGCGGCCTCGGCCTCGGCGTCGTCGTAGATCTGCGGGCCTTGCGCCGCCACTGCGACCTGGGTCGCGAAGGGCATGCCAGGCAGCCCGGGCGAAGGGCGCGCCGCGGCCGATTTATCCTGGCGCATCAGGCGCACGCCGCCCAGCAGGAAGAACAGCAGCAGGGCGACTGCGAAGTTGAAGCCGAGGCTGACCAGGGCCGTGGTCATCTCCGACAGCGGCAGGCCGGCCTTCTGCACGATCTTGTTGGTGATGCCGCCATAGATGCTGATCGGCGAGAAGCCGCCGCCCTGGGCGCCGTGGATCACCATCAGGCCCATCATCAGGGGGCTGATCTTGTACTTGGCGGCGAAGCCGAGGGCGATCGGGGCGATGATGGCGACCGCCGCCGGGCTGACCGCGCCGACCGCCGTGAGCAGGGCCGCGATCGCGAACATCACCCAGGGAATGGCGGCGATGCGCCCGCCCACGGCGCGCACCGAGAGCCGCACCAGCCAGTCGATGGTGCCGTTGTTCTGGGCCTGGGCGAACAGGAAGGTGATGCCGACCAGGGTCAGGAACAGCTCGGCCGGAAAGCCGCCCATGATGGCCTTGGTCTCCATGCCGGCGACCAGGGTGCCGACCAGGAAGGCGCCGACGAAAGCGATGACGCCCATATTGATGGGCAGGACGGTGGCGAGCACGAACATCAGCGCCAGCACGTAGATGGAAATCATGTGAGAGGACACGCGAGCTCCTTCGGCGTGCGGCCCGGGCTCGCCGGGCCGCCGCAAGATTGTCTCCGATATTGCCGCCGGATGCAGCCGGTGGACCCGGCCGCCGCCCACGGCGCCTGTTGTTATGGGACTAAGTTAATCCCGATCGCGGCCGAGATCAATTACGCGGGAGGCCGGACGTTTACTGTCAGCGAAAACGTCGACGCGGGTTCACGCCGGACGGTGCTTCAGCATGCGGCAGACGGCCGCCAGCGCCAGCAGGTTGGGGTCGCGCTCGCGCACCCGCAGGAAGCTCAGGCCGATGGTCTGGCGCATCGCATAGTCGGCATGGAGCGGAATCAGCTGCACCCTGTCGCCGAACACATGGCGCACACGGCCCGGCAGCAAGGTATAGCCGATGCCGGCCGCGACCAGGTTCATCAGCGAGAAGATGTCGCCGACCCGGGTCACCACCGTGGGCGCGAAGCCGGCGATGCGGAAGGCTTCCTGGAAGCCGTGGTTGGTGATGAAGCCTTCGCTCAGGCAGACGAACTTCTCGCCGCTGCAGTCGCGCAGGTCGACGCTGGCGGCGCCGGCATAGGGCGAGCCGGCCGGGGCGGCGAAGAAGATCTCGTCTTCGAACAGGGGCAGGGACTCGACCTCGGGCTCGGGGTCGGGCAGCGCGATCAGGGCGGCGTCGATGGCGTTCTGCTTGAGCTTGTGCAGCAGGTCGGCGTTCGAGCCCAGCACCAGCTCGGTCTGCAGCTCGGGCTTGCGCAGCTTGATCCCGATGATGACCTCGGGGATGGTGCCGGTGGTGAGCGAGTACAGCGAGCCGATCTTGAGATGGTCGGCCGAATAGCCGGCCGCCGAACGGGTGGCGGCGATGCCGTCGGCCATCAGCTTGATCACGTCGCGGCTGACGCCGGCCAGCACCTGGGCGGCCTCGTTGGGAATCAGGTTGCGGCCCTGGAGGCTGAACAACTGGCAGCGCATGCCCTCCTCCAGCGAATGCAGGGCGCGGTGGACGCTGACGGCGCTGATGTCGAGCATGCGCGCGGCCGCGTTCAGGTTGCCGCCCTCCATGTAGGCGAGCAGGATCTCGAGCTTGCGGAAGGTGATGTCGTCGCTGATCTGGCTGCGCATGGGCTGGGTCCGTGGTGAGTGAAAGCCGAAAGTGACAGGGGCGCGGCGCTCAGTGCGGCTCGGCATGCCGGGCCGCCTGCGCCACCTTGTCGATGTCGCCGTTGTGCCACCACAGCGAAGGATTGTTGTCCGCCAGTTCGCGCAGCAGGTCCCACACCACCTTCACCCGCCGCAGGCGGTACAGGTCGGTCGGCGCGGCCAGCCAGAACGAGCGCTCGGCGAAAAAGCCGGGCAGCACCGGCACCAGGCGGCCGTCGTCCGGCACCGCATAGGGCGGCGCCATCATCAGGCCCATGCCCAGCGAAGCGGCCTCGATCTGGGCCGTCATGCCCGAGCAGCACATGCGCCGGCGCGGCGTGAATCCGAGCTCGTTCAGGTAAGAGAGTTCGCGGCTGGCCAGGCGGTCCTGCACGTAGTCGACGAAGTCGTGGCGCGCCAGGTCGGACTGCTGGCGGATCGGCGGGTGGCGCGCCAGGTAGGAAGGCGCGGCGTACAGGTAGAAGCGGAAGGAGGCCAGGCGGGTGACCACGTAGCGCCCGGTGGTGGGCGGGTCCAGCATCACGCCCAGGTCGGCCTCGCGGTTGGCCAGGTTGGCGAAGCGCGGCAGGGCCAGCAGGTCGATCGACAGGTCCGGGTGCTGCTCCAGCAATCCGGCCAGCAGGGGGGCCACCACCCTCACCCCGAACACTTCCGGCACGCCCAGGCGCACCACGCCGTGGGCGGCCACCTCGGCCCCGCCGATCTGCTCGGCGGCGGCCAGGGCCGCGCCCTCCATCGCCTCGGCGTGCGGCAGGAGCGCCTGGCCGACTTCGGTCAGTTCGTAGCCCTCGCGGCTGCGGTCGAACAGGGTGGCGCCGAGCTGGGTCTCGAGCCGGTCGATGCGGCGGGCCACCGTGGTGTGCTCGACTTCCAGCCGGCGCGAGGCCCCGGAAAGGGTGCCGGCGCGCGCCAGCTCAAGGAAGAAACGCAGGTCGGTCCACTCAGGCAGCGTATTCATCGGCGTACTTGTCCAATATCAAGATGACATATTGTGCACCAGTGCACATTCGGCCTGCAATACGCAGGCTCATCCAGTGTGCATGTGCGCCAGAATCGCGCAAAGGTGCCTTTCTGACCTACTACTGCTCACTGTCAATGGATGCACTGCACCAGTGCGAAAGCCTGTGCATTTTTGCACAAAGGGGTGGGCGATTGTTGCCTATTCAACCAAACCCAACCGAGGCACACTGCTCGGCATGCGAAATTCTGTACGCATGCCTACAAAAAACGAGGAGACAAGAATGCGTCTGACCAAGAAGAAACTGAAGCTGCTTAAACAATCCGCAGCCGCCCTGCTCGCCCTGTCCGGCGGCACGGTCGGGTTCGCCCAGGCCCAGGAAGCCGGTGGCGCGCCCGCAGCTTCGAGCGAGGAAAACGTGTCCAAGGTGGTGGTCACCGCGCGCCGCCGCGAAGAGACCCTGCAGGACGTGCCGGTGTCCGTCACCGCCTTCAGCGCCGACCAGCTGTCCAAGCAGGCCGTGCCCGACGTGACCGCCCTGGCACTGGCCCTGCCGAACACCACCCTCAAGGCATCGCGCGCCACGAATTCCACCCTGACCGCCTTCATCCGCGGCGTCGGCCAGGCCGACCCGCTGGCCGGCTTCGAGTCCGGCGTCGGCATCTACATCGACGACATCTACCTGGCCCGCCCGCAGGCGGCGGTGGCCGACATCTACGACGTCGAGCGCATCGAAGTGCTGCGCGGCCCCCAGGGCACCCTGTACGGCCGCAACACCATCGGCGGCGCGGTCAAGTACGTGACCCGCAAGCTGGGCCCGAAACCGGACGTGCGCCTGCGCGCCACCCTGGGCGAATACCAGCAGCGTGAAGCGGTCGTCACCGCCAGCACCCCGGTGTCCGAGACCGTCCGCGTCGGCGCCACCCTGGCCCGCTTCAAGCGCGACGGCTTCGGCGACAACCTGTTCACCGGCAAGGGCAACTACGACAAGGACGTGAAGGCGGCGCGCCTGTCGGCCGAGTTCCAGCCCACCCCCGACCTCTTCATCCGCCTGGCCGGCGACATCACCCAGGACGATTCCAACCCCAAGAACGGCCACCGCCTGATCCCGGGCCGCACCAGCGGCGCGCCGGTGCTGGCCGACGAATTCGACACCCGCGGCAACCTGCTCAAGGCCCTCGGCCGCGACCAGGACGTCAAGGCCCACGGCGTCTCGGCCACCGTCGAATACACCATCAACCCGCAGTGGAGCTTCAAGTCGATCACCGCTTCGCGCAAGGACCGCTCGTACGCGCCGATCGACTTCGACGCCCTGCCGGTGGTCGACATGGAAGTGCCGGCCCTGTACAAGAACAAGCAGTTCAGCCAGGAATTCAACCTCACCTACACGGGCGAGCGCCTGCAGGGCGTGGCCGGCGTCTACTACATGGACGCCAACGCCTTCAACCAATTCGACACCATCCTGGCCGGCGCCTTCCCGTCCTCGACCTTCACCCTGGGCGACATCGACACCAAGGCCTGGGCCGTGTACGCCGACGGCAGCTACACCATCGTCGACGGTCTGCAGCTGTCGCTGGGCGGCCGCTACACGGTCGACAAGCGCGACGCCGAGATCCTGCGCCAGATCTACTTCGGCCTGGGCGGCACGCCCCAGATGGGCAACCCGAACGCGGTCCTGTTCCGCACCGACACCGACCTGCGCGGCGGCGTGCTCTCGCGCGAGGACAAGAAATTCACCCCGCGCGTCGCCCTGAACTGGAAGATGAGCGACGCCCACAACGTCTACGCTTCCTACTCCGAGGGCTTCAAGGGCGGCGGCTTCGATCCGCGCCTGAACGTGGTCGGCACCCGCATCCCGCTGTCCACCGCGCGCGCCGGCTACGCCCCGGAAACCATCGAGACCTATGAACTGGGCCTCAAGTCGGCCTTCAACGGCGGCCGCATCACCACCAACGCCGCCGTGTTCTACAGCGACTACCAGGACGTGCAGATCCCGGGCTCGGTGGCGATCGACACCAACGGCGACGGCCGCGACGACAGCTTCGCCGGCGTGACCACCAATGCCGGCAAGGCCAAGATCCAGGGCGCGGAACTGGAAGCCATCGCCAACTTCACGAACAACTTCATGGTCGCCGGCATGTACAGCTACATCGACGCCGAGTACAAGGAGTACATCGTGGCCGGCGTCAACGTGGCCAAGCAGCGCGTGTTCCAGAACACCCCCAAGAACTCGGCCAACCTGCGCTTCAACTACGACATCAACCTGCCGGTGATGGGTTACGGCGGCAAGGTCTCGCTGATCGGCAGCTGGTCGTACAAGGGCGCGACCGCCCAGTTCGAGACCCCGTCGCTGCTCGACCAGGACTCCTACCGCATCTGGGACGCCAGCATCGTCTGGACCCGCAGCGACGGCAAGGTCCGCGCCGGCATCCACGGCAAGAACCTGAACGACACCCGCTACAAGACCGCCGGCTACCTGTTCCCGACCCTGGGCAACGAGGGCACCCTGACGGCCTTCTACGGCAACCCGCGCACGGTCTCGGCCACCGTCGAGTACCGCTTCTGAGCGAGCCGCCCCGGTCGTCCGCGCGACCGGCGGCGCATGAACGTCGCCCCGGCGCAGGCCGGGGCCCAGGTTTGCCGGGCAGCGTCGACGCGGACGAGCACCCAGCCACCCCAATCGCACCGACAGGATCGAACCCAGCGTGTCCACCTTCACACCAATCAGCTACACCAGCGGCGACGGGCTCGTGCTGTACGCACGCGACTACCCCGCCATCGCAGAGGCCGGCCAGCCCGGCCTGGCGCGGCTGCCGGTGATCTGCATCCACGGCCTGACGCGCAATTCCTCCGATTTCGACGAACTGGCGCCCGAGCTGGCCCGCCTGGGCCGGCGCGTGATCGCCCTCGACGTGCGCGGCCGCGGCCACTCGGCGCGCGACCCCAACCCGGCCAACTACACGCCGGCCGTCTACGCCACCGACGTCATCAAGCTGATGAGCGACCTGGGCATCGCGCGCGCCGTCTTCATCGGCACCTCGATGGGCGGCCTGATCACCATGACCCTGGCCGCGCGCCGCCTCGACCTGATCGCCGCCGCCGTCATCAACGACATCGGCCCGGTGATCTCGCCGCGCGGCCTGGACCGGATCGCCGGCTATGCGGGCCGGGTCGGCGCCCTGGCGTCCTGGGACGAAGCCAGTTGCTATGTGCGCGACATCAACGCCTGCGCCTTCCCCGACAACCCGGACAGCGAGTGGGACAAGTGGGCGCGCCGCGCCTTCGAGCAGCGCGACGACGGTTTGTTGAGCCCGCGCTACGACCCGAACATTGCGCTCGCCCTGCAAACGGGTAAACTTCCCCCGACCTCGCTGGCGGCGCGCATGGCCTTCCGCCGCCTGGCGCGGCGCCGCCCCACCCTGCTGGTGCGCGGCGCCCTGTCCGACCTGGTCGAGCCGGAACAGGCGGCCTGGATGCGCAAGGCCGCCCCCGAACTGCAGTACGTCGAAGTACCGAAGGTCGGCCACGCGCCGATGCTGACCGAGCCCCAGGCGCTGGACGCGATCCGCGCCTTCCTGGCCCAGGTCCCCTGACTAGAACAAGGAGACACACCCATGCAGCAGCTGATCAAACCCCTCGCCCTCGCCGTCCTCGCCGCCTGCGCGGCCGGCGCCGCCCCCGCCGTGCTGGCCCAGGGCAAGGACTTCAAGGTCGCCCTCATCGCCGGCAAGACCGGCGCCCTGGAAGCCTACGCCAAGGAGTCCGAGACCGGCTTCATGATGGGTCTCGAATACCTCACCGGCGGCAAGATGGAAATCAATGGCCGCAAGATCAAGGTGATCGTCAAGGACGACCAGAGCAAGCCCGACCTCGGCCGCACCCTGCTGGCCGAGGCCTACGGCGACGACAAGGTCGACATCGCGGTCGGCACCACCTCGTCCGGCTCGGCGCTGGCGATGCTGCCGGTGGCCAAGGAATACCGCAAGGTGCTGATCGTCGAGCCGGCCGTGGCCGACGCCATCACCGGCGACAAGTGGAACAAGTACATCTTCCGCACCGCGCGCAGCTCGATGCAGGACGCGCTGGCCGCCGCCTCCACCTTCAAGTCCGGCAGCGTGGGCTTCCTGGCCCAGGACTACGCCTTCGGCCGCGACGCCATCAAGGCCGGCAAGGAAGCCCTGGGCGCCACCGGCAGCAAGGCCAGGGTGGTGCACGAGGAATACGCGCCGATGACCACCACCGACTTCACCGCCCCGACCCAGCGCCTGTTCGACGCGCTCAAGGACAAGCCGCAGCCGCGCGTGCTGGCCATCGTCTGGGCCGGTCCCAACCCGATGAACAAGATCGCCGACCTCAAGCCGGACCGCTACGGCATCTCCCTGGTCCCGGGCGGGAACATCCTGCCGGTGATGAAGACCTGGAAGTCCTATGCCGGCACCGAAGGCACGATCTATTACTACTACGGCTTCCCGAAGAACAAGATGAACGACTGGCTGGTCGCCGAGCACACCAAGCGCTTCAAGGCCCCGCCCGACATGTTCACCGCCGGCGGCATGGCCGCGGCCAGCGCCGTGGTGGCCGCCCTGCAGAAGGTCCCGAGCGGCAACGGCGACCAGATGGTCGCCGCCATGGAAGGCATGAGCTTCGAGACCCCGAAGGGCACCATGAGCTTCCGCAAGGAGGACCACCAGGCGATCCAGCCGATGTACCACTTCCGCATCAAGAAGGACCAGAAGCACGAGTGGGACTTGCTGGAGCTGGTGCGCGAGATTCCGGCCAGCGAACTGCCGCTGCCGGTGCGGAACAAGCGCTGACATGAGCGCTCCCGCGGCATCCCAGCCGTCCCTGTCGACCCGCGACCTGACGATCCGCTTCGGCGGCCACGTCGCGGTGAACGCGGTGACGGCCGACTTCTCCCCCGGCACCCTGACCGTGATCGTCGGTCCCAACGGCGCCGGCAAGACCACCTACTTCAACCTGGTCTCGGGCCAGCTAGCGGCAAGCGCCGGCCGCGTGTTCCTGCGCGGCGAGGACGTGACGAAGGCCGGCCCGGCGCGCCGCACCCGCATGGGCATTGGCCGCGCCTTCCAGCTCACCAACCTGTTCCCCAACCTGACGGTGATCGAGAACGTGCGCCTGGCGGTGCAGAGCCGCGCCGGCATGGGCCTGAACTTCTTCTCGATCTGGTCCAGCCACAAGGAACTGGTCGCGCGCGCCGAGCACTACCTGGAGCGGGTGGCCCTGATGGGCCGGCGCGACACCTGGGTCGGCGCGCTCTCGCACGGCGACCAGCGCAAGCTGGAGGTCGCGATCCTGCTGGCGCTCGAGCCGGACATCATGATGTTCGACGAACCCACGGCCGGCATGAGCGTGGACGAGGTGCCGGTGGTGCTCGACCTGATCCGCAAGGTCAAGGAAGAGCGCAACAAGACCGTGCTGCTGGTCGAGCACAAGATGGACGTGGTGCGCCAGCTGGCCGACCGCATCGTGGTGCTGGTGAACGGCGCCCTGGTCGCGGACGGCAAGCCGCAGGAAGTCATGCAATCGAAGATCGTACAGGAAGCCTATCTTGGAACACCCCAAACCCAGCACGCCCAGCACGCTTGAGCCGGCGGCCGGCCGCGAGCCGCTCCTGACCCTTTCTAGCGTGCATACCCACATCGGCCAGTACCACATCCTGCAGGGCGTGGACCTGGTGGTGCCGCGCGGCGGCCTCTCGGTCCTGCTGGGCCGCAACGGCGCCGGCAAGACCACCACCCTGCGCACCATCATGGGCCTGTGGAAGGCCAGCCAGGGCAGCATCGTCTTCGACGGCCGCGACATCACGAAGCTGGCCACGCCCGACATCGCGCGCGCCGGCGTCGCCTACGTCCCGGAGAGCATGGCCGTGTTCTCCGACCTCACGGTGCGCGAGAACCTCCACCTGGCCGCGCGCAGCGGGCCGCTCGACCCGGCCCGCGTGGACTGGATCTGCGGCTTCTTTCCGGCCCTCAAGAAGTTCTGGAACTACCCGGCCGGCAACCTCTCGGGCGGGCAGAAGCAGATGGTGGCGATCGCGCGCGCCATCGTCGAGCCGCGCAAGCTCCTGCTGGTGGACGAGCCGACCAAGGGCCTGGCCCCGGCCATCGTGCAGAGCCTGATCGCGGCCTTCCGCGAGCTCAAGGAGACCGACACCACCATCCTGCTGGTCGAGCAGAACTTCAACTTCGTGCGCTCGCTGGGCGACACCGTGAGCGTGATGGACGACGGCCGCGTGGTGCACGCCGGCTCGATGCAGGAACTGGCCGGCGACGAGGCCCTGCAGCGGCGCCTGCTCGGCCTTTCGCTCGACTCCCATCAATAGGAATGACCATGAGTGCAAGCCTTCCCCTCGCCGCCGCCGACACGGCCCTGCCCGCGGCCAAGCCGGACCTCGCGCCCCTGCTGCTGGTGCCGGCCCTGATGCTGGCCGTGCTGCCGCTGGCCGGCAGCTTCTCCACCTGGGTCACCTTGAGCGTCGCCGGGCTGGCGATGGGCATGATGTACTTCATCATGGCAAGCGGCCTGACCCTGGTCTTCGGCCTGATGAGCGTCCTGAACTTCGGCCACGGCGCCTTCGTGTCGGTCGGGGCCTTCACCGCCACCCTGGTGCTGCTGCCGATGCGCGGCTGGCTCGAGATGGATTCGCTGCTGATCAATCTCGGGGTGCTGGGCCTGGCCGTGCTGCTGGCCATGATCGTCACCGGCCTGCTGGGATGGTTCTTCGAGCGCGTGATCATCATGCCGGTCTATGGCCAGCACCTGAAGCAGATATTGATCACCATGGGCGGCATGATCGTGGCCGAGCAGCTGATCCATGTGATCTGGGGCGCGGAAACCATCGCCCTGCCGCTGCCGGCGGCCCTGCGCGGCGCCATCCTGATGGGCGACGCGGCGATCGAGAAATACCGCCTGGTGGCGGTGGTGGTCGGCATCGTGGTCTTCGTCGCCATGTTCCTGGTGCTGAACCGCACCAAGATCGGCCTGCTCATCCGCGCCGGCGTCGAGAACG of Massilia sp. KIM contains these proteins:
- a CDS encoding alpha/beta fold hydrolase; the encoded protein is MSTFTPISYTSGDGLVLYARDYPAIAEAGQPGLARLPVICIHGLTRNSSDFDELAPELARLGRRVIALDVRGRGHSARDPNPANYTPAVYATDVIKLMSDLGIARAVFIGTSMGGLITMTLAARRLDLIAAAVINDIGPVISPRGLDRIAGYAGRVGALASWDEASCYVRDINACAFPDNPDSEWDKWARRAFEQRDDGLLSPRYDPNIALALQTGKLPPTSLAARMAFRRLARRRPTLLVRGALSDLVEPEQAAWMRKAAPELQYVEVPKVGHAPMLTEPQALDAIRAFLAQVP
- a CDS encoding substrate-binding domain-containing protein produces the protein MQQLIKPLALAVLAACAAGAAPAVLAQGKDFKVALIAGKTGALEAYAKESETGFMMGLEYLTGGKMEINGRKIKVIVKDDQSKPDLGRTLLAEAYGDDKVDIAVGTTSSGSALAMLPVAKEYRKVLIVEPAVADAITGDKWNKYIFRTARSSMQDALAAASTFKSGSVGFLAQDYAFGRDAIKAGKEALGATGSKARVVHEEYAPMTTTDFTAPTQRLFDALKDKPQPRVLAIVWAGPNPMNKIADLKPDRYGISLVPGGNILPVMKTWKSYAGTEGTIYYYYGFPKNKMNDWLVAEHTKRFKAPPDMFTAGGMAAASAVVAALQKVPSGNGDQMVAAMEGMSFETPKGTMSFRKEDHQAIQPMYHFRIKKDQKHEWDLLELVREIPASELPLPVRNKR
- a CDS encoding TonB-dependent receptor, with protein sequence MRLTKKKLKLLKQSAAALLALSGGTVGFAQAQEAGGAPAASSEENVSKVVVTARRREETLQDVPVSVTAFSADQLSKQAVPDVTALALALPNTTLKASRATNSTLTAFIRGVGQADPLAGFESGVGIYIDDIYLARPQAAVADIYDVERIEVLRGPQGTLYGRNTIGGAVKYVTRKLGPKPDVRLRATLGEYQQREAVVTASTPVSETVRVGATLARFKRDGFGDNLFTGKGNYDKDVKAARLSAEFQPTPDLFIRLAGDITQDDSNPKNGHRLIPGRTSGAPVLADEFDTRGNLLKALGRDQDVKAHGVSATVEYTINPQWSFKSITASRKDRSYAPIDFDALPVVDMEVPALYKNKQFSQEFNLTYTGERLQGVAGVYYMDANAFNQFDTILAGAFPSSTFTLGDIDTKAWAVYADGSYTIVDGLQLSLGGRYTVDKRDAEILRQIYFGLGGTPQMGNPNAVLFRTDTDLRGGVLSREDKKFTPRVALNWKMSDAHNVYASYSEGFKGGGFDPRLNVVGTRIPLSTARAGYAPETIETYELGLKSAFNGGRITTNAAVFYSDYQDVQIPGSVAIDTNGDGRDDSFAGVTTNAGKAKIQGAELEAIANFTNNFMVAGMYSYIDAEYKEYIVAGVNVAKQRVFQNTPKNSANLRFNYDINLPVMGYGGKVSLIGSWSYKGATAQFETPSLLDQDSYRIWDASIVWTRSDGKVRAGIHGKNLNDTRYKTAGYLFPTLGNEGTLTAFYGNPRTVSATVEYRF
- a CDS encoding ABC transporter ATP-binding protein, whose amino-acid sequence is MEHPKPSTPSTLEPAAGREPLLTLSSVHTHIGQYHILQGVDLVVPRGGLSVLLGRNGAGKTTTLRTIMGLWKASQGSIVFDGRDITKLATPDIARAGVAYVPESMAVFSDLTVRENLHLAARSGPLDPARVDWICGFFPALKKFWNYPAGNLSGGQKQMVAIARAIVEPRKLLLVDEPTKGLAPAIVQSLIAAFRELKETDTTILLVEQNFNFVRSLGDTVSVMDDGRVVHAGSMQELAGDEALQRRLLGLSLDSHQ
- a CDS encoding ABC transporter ATP-binding protein, which encodes MSAPAASQPSLSTRDLTIRFGGHVAVNAVTADFSPGTLTVIVGPNGAGKTTYFNLVSGQLAASAGRVFLRGEDVTKAGPARRTRMGIGRAFQLTNLFPNLTVIENVRLAVQSRAGMGLNFFSIWSSHKELVARAEHYLERVALMGRRDTWVGALSHGDQRKLEVAILLALEPDIMMFDEPTAGMSVDEVPVVLDLIRKVKEERNKTVLLVEHKMDVVRQLADRIVVLVNGALVADGKPQEVMQSKIVQEAYLGTPQTQHAQHA